The following coding sequences lie in one Lepidochelys kempii isolate rLepKem1 chromosome 18, rLepKem1.hap2, whole genome shotgun sequence genomic window:
- the NADK gene encoding NAD kinase isoform X2: protein MKIFKHVMHDPSFNRTARKWHIQDPASQRLTWNKPPKSVLVIKKIRDASLLQPFKELCVYLTEENNMIVYVEKKVLEDPAIVNDDNFGPVKKKFCTFREDYDDISNQIDFIICLGGDGTLLYASSLFQGSVPPVMAFHLGSLGFLTPFNFENFQSQVTQVIEGNAALVLRSRLKVKVVKEHREKKTLIQNGIEENGVISTSLEMEMGKQIMQYQVLNEVVVDRGPSSYLSNVDVFLNGHLITTVQGDGVIVSTPTGSTAYAAAAGASMIHPNVPAIMITPICPHSLSFRPIVVPAGVELKIMLSPDARNTAWVSFDGRKRQEVCHGDSISITTSCYPLPSICFRDPVSDWFESLAECLHWNVRKKQNHFAVEEEF, encoded by the exons ATGAAAATCTTTAAGCATGTTATGCATGATCCCTCGTTTAATAGAACTGCACGGAAATG GCATATTCAGGACCCAGCAAGTCAGCGGTTGACATGGAACAAACCTCCAAAGAGTGTCCTTGTTATCAAAAAGATTCGCGATGCCAGTCTGCTACAGCCTTTTAAAGAACTCTGTGTCTATCTTACTGAG GAGAACAACATGATAGTTTATGTAGAAAAAAAAGTGCTAGAAGACCCAGCCATAGTTAATGATGATAATTTTGGACCAGTGAAGAAGAAATTTTGCACTTTCAGAGAAG ATTATGATGATATCTCCAATCAGATAGACTTTATCATATGCCTGGGAGGAGATGGTACCTTGCTTTATGCTTCTTCACTTTTTCAG GGCAGCGTACCTCCAGTTATGGCTTTTCATCTGGGATCTCTTGGATTTCTCACCCCCTTTAACTTCGAGAACTTTCAGTCCCAAGTTACTCAAGTTATAGAAG gCAATGCAGCGCTTGTTCTCCGGAGCAGACTGAAAGTGAAAGTAGTAAAGGAACACAGAGAGAAGAAGACATTGATACAAAATGGTATTGAAGAAAATGGAGTGATCTCTACAAGTCTAGAGATGGAAATGGGCAAGCAAATCATGCAATATCAG GTCCTAAATGAAGTTGTAGTGGATCGAGGTCCTTCCTCCTACCTTTCCaatgtggatgtttttctaaatggaCACCTCATAACCACAGTGCAAGGTGACG GAGTGATTGTCTCCACACCAACTGGTAGCACGGCTTATGCGGCTGCAGCAGGAGCATCTATGATTCATCCAAATGTTCCTGCAATAATGATCACCCCAATCTGCCCTCACTCACTGTCCTTCAGACCCATTGTTGTTCCTGCAGGAGTTGAGCTCAAG ATCATGCTGTCCCCAGATGCCAGGAACACAGCATGGGTTTCATTTGATGGGAGGAAGAGACAGGAAGTCTGCCATGGAGACAG TATTAGCATCACTACCTCTTGCTATCCCCTCCCTTCGATCTGTTTCCGAGATCCTGTGAGCGACTGGTTTGAAAGCCTGGCTGAGTGTTTACACTGGAATGTTCGGAAGAAGCAAAATCACTTTGCTGTTGAAGAAGAATTTTGA